A region of Veillonellaceae bacterium DNA encodes the following proteins:
- the alr gene encoding alanine racemase, giving the protein MSVSYIEINRSALRHNLKVIRSHLPAHVDCTAVIKADAYGHGASETMRIALEEGYSSAAVARVEEGVALRKDGFTCPVFTLGLPLPEEAETAVKYDLIVPVDDTVELEPFEEAAERQGKMLEVWLPIDTGMNRIGTHPEDVEGFLEKLKKYPHIHIHGTFTHMAKADIHDKTTARKQLEKFEEALSHMPQRLEKGFIISAANSAGVLDMPESWYNLARPGIILYGPHPSDEMDNMWDLEYPMRLISHITHVQVLRKGEAIGYGGTYVAEEDMRTATIPIGYADGFHRALSNKGSVLVNGKRHRIIGRICMDQMMIAAGDDVQVRDEVVLLGRQGDEVIYPEEIAAIANTIPHEVMCGLKRVPRIYVDE; this is encoded by the coding sequence ATGTCAGTTTCCTACATAGAAATCAATCGCAGTGCCCTTCGCCATAATTTGAAGGTCATCCGCAGTCATCTGCCGGCTCATGTGGACTGCACGGCAGTCATTAAAGCGGATGCTTATGGTCATGGTGCGTCAGAAACGATGCGCATTGCTCTGGAAGAAGGTTACAGCTCTGCGGCTGTTGCCAGAGTGGAAGAGGGCGTAGCGCTTAGGAAGGACGGATTTACCTGTCCTGTTTTCACATTAGGACTTCCTCTTCCAGAAGAAGCAGAAACAGCGGTCAAATATGATTTAATTGTTCCTGTGGATGATACAGTGGAACTGGAACCTTTCGAAGAAGCGGCAGAGCGCCAGGGAAAAATGCTTGAGGTATGGCTTCCGATTGATACGGGGATGAACCGGATAGGCACGCATCCTGAAGATGTAGAGGGTTTCCTTGAAAAATTGAAAAAATATCCTCATATCCATATCCATGGCACTTTTACGCACATGGCAAAAGCGGATATCCATGATAAAACTACAGCAAGAAAGCAGCTGGAAAAATTTGAGGAAGCTCTTTCCCATATGCCGCAAAGACTGGAGAAGGGATTTATCATTTCAGCCGCCAACAGCGCAGGCGTCCTCGACATGCCTGAGAGCTGGTATAATTTGGCAAGGCCCGGAATCATTCTTTACGGGCCGCATCCCTCCGACGAAATGGACAATATGTGGGATCTGGAGTATCCGATGCGCCTCATCAGTCATATTACCCATGTGCAGGTTCTCCGCAAAGGAGAAGCAATCGGTTACGGCGGGACATATGTAGCGGAAGAAGATATGAGAACCGCAACGATACCGATCGGATATGCGGATGGATTCCACAGGGCTCTTTCCAATAAGGGAAGTGTCCTGGTCAACGGAAAGAGGCACCGCATCATTGGACGCATATGCATGGATCAGATGATGATTGCAGCCGGTGATGATGTCCAGGTGAGGGATGAAGTCGTCCTCCTTGGCCGTCAGGGAGATGAAGTGATCTATCCGGAAGAAATTGCTGCCATAGCCAATACCATACCTCATGAAGTCATGTGCGGGCTGAAGCGGGTTCCAAGAATCTATGTAGATGAATAA
- the hemW gene encoding radical SAM family heme chaperone HemW: MTKPLGLYLHIPFCRSRCAYCDFYSISRTPDTRFSEALIREIEMKSADFKDRVCDTIYFGGGTPSTLTAKQLSEIMEALYKNFHISDHAEITMEMNPCDMTEEYLANARRLGINRLSVGVQSHNDYLLKVIDRRHDSKAAEEAVKRAYRLGFHNISIDLMYELPGQTPLDFEKSLKWAVHLPINHLSVYSLIIENGTKFGQMAERGILKRPTEEESWDMYQMMCRILPHYGLERYEISSFARKGYRSRHNLKYWDLSDYLGLGPAACSRIGHVRKENNPGVRLYEKEVLSGNLPPEEVENLSAKDEMEEYCFLHLRTREGIPLQDFEERYGFPVEHWFGREIAMLKERKLLKESLGHLFMTYHGAALGNFVFEQFIIDE, translated from the coding sequence ATGACTAAGCCGCTCGGGCTTTACCTGCACATTCCCTTTTGCAGGAGCCGGTGTGCCTATTGTGATTTCTACTCCATCAGCAGAACGCCGGATACAAGGTTCTCTGAAGCTTTGATCCGTGAAATTGAAATGAAAAGTGCAGACTTCAAGGACAGAGTCTGTGACACCATTTACTTTGGCGGCGGAACGCCTTCGACGCTGACCGCCAAGCAGCTTTCGGAAATTATGGAGGCTCTTTACAAGAACTTCCATATTTCCGATCATGCTGAAATTACGATGGAAATGAATCCTTGCGACATGACGGAGGAATACCTGGCAAATGCCCGCCGTCTGGGTATCAATAGGCTTTCTGTCGGTGTGCAGTCACATAATGATTACCTCTTGAAGGTCATAGACAGGAGGCATGATTCGAAGGCCGCAGAAGAAGCTGTAAAGCGCGCCTATCGTCTGGGTTTCCATAATATCAGTATCGATCTCATGTATGAACTTCCCGGGCAGACGCCGCTTGACTTTGAGAAAAGTTTGAAATGGGCTGTCCATCTCCCGATCAATCATCTGTCTGTCTACAGTCTGATCATTGAAAACGGAACAAAGTTCGGTCAGATGGCTGAAAGAGGAATCCTCAAAAGACCAACGGAAGAGGAAAGCTGGGACATGTATCAGATGATGTGCCGCATACTTCCTCACTACGGCCTTGAAAGATATGAGATTTCCAGTTTTGCAAGAAAAGGATACAGATCAAGGCATAATCTGAAGTATTGGGATTTATCCGATTATCTGGGGCTGGGACCTGCAGCATGTTCAAGAATCGGGCACGTAAGAAAAGAAAATAATCCGGGTGTCAGGTTATATGAGAAAGAAGTGTTGTCGGGTAATCTTCCGCCGGAAGAAGTGGAAAATCTTTCAGCAAAAGATGAAATGGAAGAATACTGCTTCCTCCATCTTCGTACAAGAGAGGGAATCCCGCTTCAGGATTTTGAGGAAAGATATGGATTTCCGGTTGAACACTGGTTCGGCAGGGAAATTGCCATGTTGAAAGAGAGGAAGCTCCTGAAGGAATCTTTGGGACATCTTTTTATGACGTATCACGGCGCTGCTTTGGGAAATTTCGTATTTGAACAGTTCATTATCGATGAATAG
- the lepA gene encoding translation elongation factor 4, translated as MDTKHIRNFSIIAHIDHGKSTLADRLIELTGTVQKRDMEAQILDTMELERERGITIKEQSVRLMYKYEDGETYELNLIDTPGHVDFNYEVSRSLSACEGAILIIDATQGVQAQTLANVYLALDHNLEIIPVINKVDLPSADVERVKKEVENIIGIDMSDAIPVSAKTGQNVEEVLKRIVEQVPPEDHSKEPLRCLIFDSIFDSYKGAIAYVRVKDGEIRPGMNIRMMASGKIYTVTEVGYFSPFPKACDALSCGSVGYVAASIKNVQDCEVGDTITTEENGAKESLPGYRKALPMVFCGLYPIESKDYDNLKVALEKLQLNDAALEYVPETSQALGFGFRCGFLGLLHMDVVEERLEREYNLKLITTAPSVIYHVHKTDGTMIPVDNPAELPPMTKIDFIEEPIAKVEILVPSDMIGNVMELVQNRRGVYQTMEYLDETRVDLHYKIPLSEIIFDFFDKLKSSTKGYASLDYQLCGYEKTDAVKLDILLNGELIDALSIIVHRSNAASRGRTLAQKLKEIIPRQQFEVPIQAAIGSKIVARETIKAYKKDVLAKCYGGDVSRKKKLLEKQKEGKKRMKQVGSVEIPQEAFMAVLKDD; from the coding sequence ATGGATACAAAACACATTAGGAATTTCTCGATTATCGCCCATATTGACCACGGGAAGTCTACGCTGGCAGACCGTTTGATCGAATTGACAGGGACTGTCCAGAAAAGAGATATGGAAGCCCAGATCCTTGATACCATGGAATTGGAGAGGGAAAGAGGCATCACAATCAAGGAACAGTCTGTCCGTTTGATGTACAAGTATGAGGACGGGGAAACCTATGAACTGAATCTGATTGATACCCCAGGGCATGTAGACTTTAACTATGAGGTATCAAGAAGCCTTTCAGCCTGCGAAGGAGCGATCCTCATTATCGATGCAACGCAGGGCGTGCAGGCGCAGACTCTTGCCAATGTATATCTGGCTCTTGATCATAATCTGGAAATTATTCCTGTCATCAATAAGGTAGATCTTCCCAGTGCAGACGTGGAACGCGTCAAGAAGGAAGTGGAAAATATCATCGGAATTGATATGTCTGATGCCATTCCGGTCAGTGCTAAAACAGGACAGAACGTGGAAGAAGTCCTCAAACGCATTGTAGAACAAGTGCCGCCTGAGGATCATTCCAAGGAACCTTTAAGATGTTTGATTTTCGATTCGATTTTTGATTCCTATAAAGGTGCCATCGCCTATGTGCGTGTCAAAGACGGCGAAATCCGTCCGGGCATGAATATCCGCATGATGGCTTCCGGAAAAATCTATACAGTGACTGAAGTAGGATATTTTTCGCCATTCCCAAAGGCTTGTGATGCGCTTTCCTGCGGTTCGGTAGGATATGTGGCAGCAAGCATCAAAAACGTGCAGGACTGCGAAGTCGGCGATACGATCACTACAGAAGAAAATGGCGCCAAGGAAAGCCTTCCAGGTTACCGCAAGGCGCTCCCTATGGTATTCTGCGGATTGTACCCGATCGAAAGCAAAGATTATGACAACTTGAAGGTAGCTTTGGAAAAGCTGCAGCTTAACGATGCGGCTCTGGAGTACGTTCCTGAAACGTCCCAGGCTTTGGGATTTGGTTTCCGCTGCGGTTTCCTCGGACTTCTTCATATGGACGTCGTAGAGGAAAGACTCGAACGTGAATACAATTTAAAACTGATTACGACAGCGCCTTCTGTTATTTACCATGTCCATAAGACAGACGGTACGATGATACCAGTCGACAACCCGGCTGAGCTTCCACCTATGACGAAAATTGATTTCATTGAAGAACCGATTGCTAAAGTGGAAATATTGGTACCGTCTGACATGATCGGCAATGTCATGGAACTGGTGCAGAACCGCCGCGGCGTATATCAGACCATGGAATATCTTGATGAAACAAGAGTCGATCTTCATTATAAAATTCCGCTTTCTGAAATCATTTTCGATTTCTTTGACAAGCTGAAATCGAGCACAAAGGGATATGCATCTCTTGATTATCAGCTTTGCGGATACGAAAAGACAGATGCAGTCAAGCTTGATATCCTCCTGAATGGTGAACTGATTGATGCACTTTCCATTATCGTACACCGCAGCAATGCCGCTTCAAGAGGCAGGACTCTGGCTCAGAAACTGAAGGAAATCATTCCGCGTCAGCAGTTTGAAGTGCCGATCCAGGCAGCGATTGGAAGCAAGATTGTAGCCAGGGAAACAATCAAGGCATACAAGAAGGATGTTCTTGCCAAGTGCTATGGCGGCGATGTCTCCCGTAAGAAGAAACTTCTGGAAAAGCAGAAGGAAGGCAAGAAGAGGATGAAGCAGGTCGGAAGTGTCGAAATTCCTCAGGAAGCTTTCATGGCGGTGCTCAAAGATGACTAA
- a CDS encoding DMT family transporter, with amino-acid sequence MAIMMVVSAGVMWAGSGLGAQNVYEKSSINAMELTAFRMIMAGIILLGMTVWEGKFKSSMKAMNEHKLLWLDVLIYAVVGLMLMHYTYFEAIAYGDAPTATVILYSCPAMVVCYQAIREHHLPSKTKMFTTFLAVFGTFLLVTGGNPATLNVSVIRILLSLLNGVIYSFASIYPKHLFLKINRTFILGVGMILGGLVSWAFVPDMNLAAFFEPDIIVGVMWIVLFGTVAAFLLYNTGLMYLSPEQALITAAAEPIASVLMSWAFFQMSFDMIQSLGIMMVVMAIIAPAYTGKHSPFLRLRKQGNTI; translated from the coding sequence ATGGCAATTATGATGGTTGTTTCCGCGGGTGTCATGTGGGCAGGAAGCGGTCTTGGCGCACAGAATGTTTATGAAAAGAGTTCCATCAATGCAATGGAACTGACAGCTTTCAGAATGATCATGGCAGGAATCATCCTTTTAGGGATGACCGTTTGGGAAGGAAAATTCAAAAGCAGCATGAAAGCGATGAATGAGCATAAGCTTTTGTGGCTGGATGTCCTGATTTATGCAGTCGTAGGACTGATGCTCATGCATTATACGTACTTTGAAGCAATTGCCTACGGGGATGCGCCTACGGCAACAGTTATCCTTTACAGCTGTCCGGCCATGGTTGTCTGCTATCAGGCAATCAGGGAGCATCATCTGCCGTCAAAGACAAAGATGTTTACCACGTTTCTGGCCGTCTTCGGCACATTCCTTCTTGTGACCGGAGGAAATCCGGCGACACTGAATGTTTCGGTCATCCGTATATTGCTCTCACTCTTGAATGGAGTTATATATTCCTTTGCGTCCATTTACCCGAAGCATCTTTTTCTCAAGATCAACCGTACATTTATACTGGGTGTGGGAATGATTCTGGGCGGTCTTGTGTCCTGGGCGTTTGTCCCGGATATGAATTTGGCAGCTTTTTTCGAGCCTGATATAATCGTAGGTGTCATGTGGATTGTCCTCTTCGGGACAGTAGCCGCATTTCTTCTTTATAATACGGGATTGATGTACCTTTCGCCTGAGCAGGCCCTGATTACGGCAGCAGCTGAGCCTATCGCTTCTGTCCTGATGTCATGGGCATTCTTCCAGATGAGCTTTGATATGATACAGTCTCTGGGAATCATGATGGTTGTCATGGCAATCATTGCGCCTGCTTATACAGGAAAGCATTCGCCATTCCTCAGATTGAGGAAACAGGGGAATACCATATAA
- a CDS encoding DMT family transporter, translated as MTGGNLDRIMVPAGCIWLGLASAVFFAVCAVYPKNLMAFPDGSFVLSIGMFCGAAAAFAADPVTDIGAFFHRDIIMDIFWIVICGTVVAFTCYNAGLRRLTETEASVTATVEPAISVIASYFLFSEMFNVFQAVGIILILAAIAAPGSEHMLKKKLGFQHK; from the coding sequence GTGACGGGCGGGAATCTTGACAGGATCATGGTTCCTGCGGGCTGCATATGGCTGGGGCTTGCATCAGCCGTATTTTTTGCAGTATGCGCTGTGTATCCTAAAAACCTGATGGCTTTTCCCGATGGTTCTTTTGTTTTATCGATTGGTATGTTTTGTGGAGCTGCGGCTGCTTTTGCCGCAGACCCGGTTACCGATATAGGGGCATTTTTCCATAGGGATATCATCATGGATATCTTCTGGATCGTCATTTGCGGAACCGTAGTCGCCTTTACCTGCTATAATGCAGGGCTTCGCCGTCTTACTGAGACAGAGGCTTCCGTAACGGCTACCGTAGAGCCTGCTATATCGGTCATTGCTTCATATTTCCTGTTTAGTGAAATGTTCAATGTATTTCAGGCAGTTGGCATTATTCTTATTCTTGCTGCGATTGCAGCGCCTGGTTCTGAGCATATGTTAAAGAAAAAGTTAGGATTTCAGCATAAATGA
- a CDS encoding methionine gamma-lyase family protein, which yields MNEKLQQVQEEALALCAPVFDEMKEISLYNTQKVLEAFRNHHLSAYHFAPSNGYGYGDPGREELEEIWKDIFKAESALVRPQFVSGTHALATVLLALLEPGDTMVSAVGAPYDTMQSVIGISGNAPGNLKSKGVHYKEVPLKNNTYDLEAIADAVDENTKLVEIQRSRGYMLRDSLFPSDIRKIIETVKAKNPNAICFVDNCYGEFTCKEEPIELGADITAGSLIKNAGGGLAPTGAYICGREDLVELCSYVWTAPGLGAEMGSYAASYRPFFEGLFLAPHITRQAMMSAEFCAAVFKVLGFDVVPEPGHLRTDLITAITLGSEENMCSFAEAVQNWSPVDSDAVPVPGPMPGYTDPIIMAAGTFVQGSTIEMSADGPVRPPYIMYFQGGLVFEHTMLAVMGAAEKILAARGGLED from the coding sequence ATGAATGAAAAACTTCAACAGGTGCAGGAAGAAGCGCTCGCTCTTTGTGCGCCTGTTTTTGATGAAATGAAAGAGATTTCCTTATACAATACACAGAAAGTTCTGGAAGCATTCAGGAACCACCACCTCTCTGCTTATCACTTCGCTCCATCCAATGGCTATGGCTATGGAGATCCGGGCCGTGAAGAACTCGAGGAAATCTGGAAAGATATATTCAAGGCAGAAAGCGCCCTGGTCCGTCCGCAGTTTGTTTCAGGCACTCATGCGCTTGCTACTGTTCTCCTTGCGCTCCTCGAACCGGGAGATACGATGGTATCTGCTGTAGGTGCTCCTTATGATACGATGCAGAGTGTCATCGGGATTTCCGGAAACGCACCGGGCAATCTTAAATCCAAGGGCGTTCATTATAAAGAAGTGCCTCTTAAGAACAACACTTACGATCTGGAAGCCATTGCAGATGCTGTTGATGAAAATACAAAACTTGTAGAAATCCAGCGTTCCAGAGGATACATGCTGAGAGATTCGCTTTTCCCTTCCGACATCAGGAAAATCATTGAAACAGTCAAAGCAAAGAATCCAAATGCGATTTGCTTTGTCGATAACTGCTATGGCGAATTTACATGCAAAGAAGAACCGATCGAGCTTGGCGCTGATATCACAGCAGGTTCATTGATTAAAAATGCAGGCGGCGGACTTGCACCGACAGGTGCTTATATCTGCGGAAGAGAAGATCTTGTCGAGCTTTGCTCCTATGTCTGGACAGCTCCCGGACTTGGCGCAGAAATGGGATCCTATGCTGCTTCTTACCGCCCGTTCTTCGAAGGCCTTTTCCTCGCTCCGCATATTACACGTCAGGCAATGATGAGCGCCGAATTCTGCGCTGCCGTATTCAAGGTACTCGGCTTTGACGTCGTTCCTGAACCGGGCCATTTGAGGACGGATCTTATCACAGCCATTACTTTGGGCTCTGAAGAAAATATGTGCAGCTTTGCCGAAGCCGTGCAGAACTGGTCGCCGGTTGATTCGGATGCTGTTCCTGTCCCGGGACCCATGCCCGGATATACGGATCCGATTATTATGGCAGCAGGCACTTTCGTTCAGGGCTCTACGATTGAAATGTCAGCTGACGGCCCTGTAAGACCCCCGTACATCATGTACTTCCAGGGCGGCCTTGTTTTTGAACACACCATGCTTGCCGTAATGGGCGCTGCAGAGAAGATCCTCGCTGCCAGAGGCGGTCTCGAAGATTAA
- the hfq gene encoding RNA chaperone Hfq, whose protein sequence is MEGKMNLQDTFLNEARKENAPVSIFLMNGVQLKGKVKSFDSFTVLLVSENRSQLIYKHAISTIQRI, encoded by the coding sequence ATGGAAGGTAAAATGAATCTGCAGGATACATTTTTAAATGAAGCCAGGAAAGAAAATGCGCCTGTCAGCATTTTTTTGATGAATGGCGTTCAGTTAAAGGGAAAGGTAAAGTCTTTTGACAGCTTTACCGTACTTCTTGTAAGCGAAAATCGTTCGCAGCTGATTTACAAGCATGCTATTTCTACAATACAAAGGATCTGA
- the miaA gene encoding tRNA (adenosine(37)-N6)-dimethylallyltransferase MiaA, producing the protein MKEKLITILGPTASGKSEVGIEIAKALGSSIISGDAFQVYKEMDIGTAKVKKEEMQGIPHYLVDCIDPRESYSAADFQEKASEIITRENKEGRIPVLVGGTGLYIQSLLEGYSFLPKSDQRKKWHDFYLDNGKEGLERELKKAGVREIPDDPQRMLRKLELIDAEGRDLSPEKSQSLIYDGPVIGIAMDRAVLYDRINKRVCHMMQDGLYDEVQKLLDSGIPETAQSLKAIGYREMVQCIKGGLSMEEAKALIQKNTRHFAKRQITWYKRMPYIHWYERNEFNQDTWCKEITDYVISYFRGECEDGR; encoded by the coding sequence ATGAAGGAAAAGCTTATAACCATATTAGGGCCGACCGCTTCCGGTAAATCAGAAGTCGGGATTGAGATTGCAAAAGCTCTGGGGTCTTCCATCATTTCCGGCGATGCATTCCAGGTCTACAAGGAAATGGATATTGGAACAGCCAAGGTGAAAAAAGAAGAAATGCAGGGAATCCCCCATTATCTTGTCGACTGCATCGATCCCAGAGAATCCTATTCCGCTGCTGATTTTCAGGAGAAAGCTTCAGAAATCATAACAAGGGAAAATAAAGAAGGAAGAATCCCTGTCCTTGTAGGAGGAACGGGGCTTTATATCCAGTCACTTCTGGAGGGTTATTCTTTCCTGCCTAAGTCTGATCAGCGGAAAAAGTGGCATGATTTTTATTTGGACAATGGGAAAGAAGGTCTTGAAAGAGAACTTAAGAAAGCCGGCGTCAGGGAAATTCCTGATGATCCGCAGAGAATGCTGAGAAAACTGGAGCTGATTGATGCAGAAGGCAGGGATTTATCTCCGGAAAAGAGCCAATCTCTCATTTATGATGGTCCAGTTATAGGGATTGCTATGGACAGAGCGGTCTTATATGATAGAATAAATAAGCGAGTTTGTCATATGATGCAGGACGGATTATATGATGAAGTTCAAAAACTTCTGGATTCAGGCATTCCGGAAACAGCCCAGTCATTGAAAGCCATTGGTTATAGGGAAATGGTTCAATGCATAAAAGGCGGGCTCTCTATGGAAGAGGCAAAAGCTCTCATCCAGAAAAATACTCGCCATTTCGCGAAACGGCAGATTACATGGTATAAGAGAATGCCGTATATTCACTGGTATGAAAGAAATGAGTTTAACCAGGACACGTGGTGCAAGGAAATCACGGATTATGTCATTTCATATTTTAGAGGAGAATGTGAAGATGGAAGGTAA
- a CDS encoding class I SAM-dependent methyltransferase, producing MKIAATTISDAPGLIREKAKERAKALDIPYLEREDKLEEMAEKYKAEGFLIYGRRLPSFKTKDGEYHFHLGTSVLRTRQILAGNGDRLCRLLPKEEPCRVLDCTFGHANDSTTISWFLGDRGSVTALEKSTALYEIGRAGIESYRDKDTALTDAVRRIHLIHADFKEYLKNIPEKSFDVVYFDPMFRHPVQAKVNDMTGFREAAAYDRLDDETILLAMRAARTRVIVKERPFSLLFKKVFFTRIEAKKGQTTAYGVIDLS from the coding sequence ATGAAGATTGCTGCAACAACGATCTCGGATGCTCCGGGACTGATCAGAGAAAAGGCAAAAGAGCGTGCAAAAGCTTTGGATATCCCTTACCTTGAGAGGGAAGACAAGCTTGAAGAGATGGCAGAGAAGTACAAGGCAGAAGGTTTTCTGATTTATGGCAGGCGCCTTCCTTCCTTTAAGACGAAAGACGGGGAATACCATTTTCATTTAGGAACATCCGTCCTTCGGACGCGCCAGATCCTTGCGGGAAATGGGGACCGCTTATGCAGACTGCTTCCCAAAGAAGAACCATGCCGCGTCCTTGACTGTACCTTCGGCCATGCGAATGATTCCACGACGATTTCCTGGTTCTTAGGAGACAGGGGGAGCGTCACAGCCTTGGAAAAAAGCACTGCACTCTATGAAATAGGAAGGGCCGGCATAGAATCTTATCGGGATAAAGACACGGCGCTGACGGATGCCGTTCGGAGAATCCATTTAATTCATGCTGATTTTAAGGAATATCTGAAAAATATTCCAGAGAAAAGTTTTGATGTCGTTTACTTTGATCCCATGTTCCGGCATCCTGTGCAGGCCAAAGTCAATGATATGACAGGCTTTCGGGAAGCGGCTGCTTATGACAGGCTCGATGACGAGACGATTCTGCTGGCCATGCGCGCGGCCAGGACGCGTGTGATTGTCAAAGAGCGCCCGTTTTCATTGCTTTTCAAGAAGGTCTTTTTTACAAGGATTGAAGCCAAAAAAGGGCAGACCACGGCATACGGGGTGATTGATTTATCATGA
- the mutL gene encoding DNA mismatch repair endonuclease MutL: MGLIHVLDEVTANQIAAGEVVERPVNAVKELVENSVDAGAHEVEIEIADGGMTYIRVTDNGSGMTAEDAKMSIIRHATSKISNVDNIYHIASLGFRGEALPSIMSVSRSSITTRRPEDVEGTVIDIKGGVVEDVRAAGTPAGTTVEVRELFYNVPARKKFLKSERTESARINTMVGKLALANPDVAFRLINNGRVVIETPGNGRLLDVVSALYGVKTAGEMLEVKEEGENIFLNGLISKPSLLKSSRQFQTLIINRRVIESSVISKAVDNAYHSLLPKNGYPLLVLSFDVPPESIDVNVHPQKREIKFSDEQMAFRTVYHAVLRTLTSQSDADSIAREMIKDPGHQVLGEMDVNPVNVKVEEQKPLHDIGLAMEPGEAKAPSVPDSWRAHLEEYSQQQKGSSSSGAGKSSETMRETFQPSVGSREILSDKPFFKREDQEDHQELKDQKTISEGVLFESEKEEAETVIPLGQVADCFILCQHGKDLFIIDQHAAHERVRYDKLAERAEGIPVQKLLIPHLIHVEPDDILILQDHEKELVKLGITFEQAGPDVIRVTGAPEDFADDELLRVVRDILVAYHDEDMVSPETLRHRMMAYAACRGAIKRGDPLNIRQMKELITDLFHTSRPFVCPHGRPTIVRFTPEELGRLFKRP, encoded by the coding sequence ATGGGATTAATTCATGTTCTTGATGAAGTTACGGCGAATCAGATTGCTGCAGGAGAAGTCGTCGAGCGTCCGGTCAATGCTGTCAAAGAGCTTGTGGAAAATTCTGTCGATGCAGGCGCTCATGAAGTGGAAATAGAAATTGCAGACGGCGGGATGACCTACATTCGTGTGACGGATAACGGTTCTGGAATGACTGCAGAAGATGCCAAGATGTCCATTATCCGCCACGCCACTAGCAAGATTTCCAATGTGGATAACATTTATCACATCGCCTCCCTGGGATTCCGCGGGGAAGCACTTCCAAGCATTATGTCCGTTTCAAGGTCATCCATCACGACAAGAAGACCGGAAGATGTTGAAGGAACGGTCATTGATATCAAGGGCGGCGTTGTTGAGGACGTGCGTGCCGCCGGAACGCCAGCCGGCACAACGGTTGAGGTCAGGGAGCTTTTCTATAACGTTCCGGCGAGGAAGAAATTCCTGAAATCAGAAAGAACGGAATCGGCTAGAATCAATACGATGGTGGGAAAACTGGCCCTTGCCAATCCGGATGTGGCTTTCCGCCTGATCAATAATGGAAGGGTTGTCATTGAAACACCGGGAAACGGAAGACTTCTTGACGTAGTCTCTGCTTTATATGGTGTAAAGACAGCCGGTGAAATGCTTGAAGTCAAAGAAGAAGGGGAAAATATCTTCCTTAACGGACTGATTTCAAAACCATCACTCTTAAAGAGCAGCCGCCAGTTCCAGACGCTGATCATCAACCGGAGAGTCATTGAAAGTTCTGTCATTTCAAAAGCTGTGGACAATGCATACCATTCACTTCTTCCGAAGAATGGCTATCCGCTTCTTGTTCTTTCCTTTGATGTGCCGCCGGAAAGTATCGACGTCAATGTGCATCCTCAGAAAAGGGAAATCAAGTTTTCTGATGAACAAATGGCATTCCGCACGGTGTACCATGCCGTTTTAAGGACGCTCACATCCCAGTCGGATGCAGACAGCATTGCCCGTGAGATGATCAAGGATCCGGGCCATCAAGTTCTTGGTGAAATGGATGTAAATCCGGTCAATGTGAAAGTGGAAGAACAGAAACCGCTGCACGATATCGGGCTTGCTATGGAGCCGGGAGAGGCAAAGGCTCCCTCTGTCCCTGATTCATGGAGAGCGCATCTTGAAGAATACAGCCAGCAGCAGAAAGGATCTTCATCTTCCGGCGCTGGAAAAAGCTCTGAAACGATGCGGGAGACATTCCAGCCATCAGTAGGAAGCCGTGAAATCCTGTCGGATAAGCCATTCTTCAAGAGAGAAGATCAGGAAGATCATCAGGAATTGAAGGATCAGAAAACAATTTCTGAAGGCGTCTTATTTGAATCAGAAAAAGAAGAAGCAGAAACGGTTATCCCTTTAGGACAGGTGGCAGACTGCTTCATTCTCTGCCAGCATGGGAAGGATCTTTTCATCATTGACCAGCATGCAGCGCATGAACGCGTTCGTTATGATAAGCTTGCAGAAAGAGCGGAAGGAATTCCTGTCCAGAAACTCCTGATTCCTCATCTGATCCATGTGGAGCCGGATGATATTCTGATTTTGCAGGATCATGAAAAAGAACTGGTCAAGCTGGGCATTACATTTGAGCAGGCGGGTCCTGATGTCATACGCGTGACCGGAGCACCGGAAGATTTTGCCGATGATGAACTCCTTCGCGTCGTAAGGGATATTTTAGTTGCCTATCACGATGAAGATATGGTTTCACCTGAAACGCTCCGCCACCGCATGATGGCCTATGCCGCATGCCGCGGCGCTATCAAGAGGGGAGACCCCTTGAATATCCGCCAGATGAAGGAACTGATTACAGATCTCTTCCACACGTCCCGCCCGTTTGTATGTCCGCATGGGAGACCGACGATTGTAAGATTCACACCTGAAGAACTGGGAAGGCTGTTCAAAAGGCCATGA